The nucleotide window CTTTGGCAACGCCAATTAAGTGCGGTCGGTTTTTATTCCATTTTACCTGGAGATTTTCAAACACTTGTAACGCACGGTTGAGTTGCCCTTTGCCACCGTCTATAAAAATAATGTCGGGGATTTTGTCTTCTTCTAGATCTTTGTCGTAGCGTTTTAACAGTGCTTGCTCCATAGCCGCGTAGTCATCGCCTTTGGTGATGCCGCTGATGTTAAAACGACGGTAATCGGATTTTAGCGGTCCGTCTTGATTGAACACCACGCAGGAAGCGATGGTTTGTTCGCCCATGGTGTGACTGATATCAAAACATTCCATGCGTTTGATGGCATCGATGCCGAGTAATTCTTGCAGGGCAGCATAGCGATCATGTTGCAAGGTAGATTGTTTTAACTTGGTCACTAATGCGGCTTTGGCATTCATTTGGGCCAGCTGTAGGTATTTGCTTTTATCACCTTTGGCATGATCTTGAATGGTAACTTTGCGCCCTGCTTGGTCGCTTAACAAGGTTTCCAAATCCGCTTTTTCTTCCAGTTTTTGATCCACGATAATGGTGTTCGGAATGGTTCTGCCTTGGTGTGCCTGTAAATAAAATTGCCCAACAAAGGTTTCGGTGAGTTCTGCCAGGTTGGTATTGCTTGGTACTTTCGGGAAGTAGCTACGATTACCCAAAATCTTACCCTGACGGATAAACAACACCTGCACGCAAGCTACACCAAGTTGGTAGGCGATGGCGATAATATCAATATCATCATGGCGATCGTTGGCGACAAATTGTTTTTCAATTACCGCACGCACCGCTTGAATTTGGTCGCGAATCCGCGCTGCCTCTTCAAAATTCAGTTGCTGACTTGCCTGTTCCATTTGTTTCACTAAATGATCCAACACTTGTTGATCTTTGCTCTGTAAGAACAAGCGGGCAAAATTTACCTGCTGCGTATAGGCTTCGTCTGTTACATAACCTTTCACGCAGGGGGCAAGACAACGCCCGATTTGATATTGCAAACAAGGGCGCGAGCGATTGTTATACACAGAATTTTCACATTGCCGAATCGGGAACAATTTTTGCAACAAAGACAAGGTCTCACGCACCGCTCCGGCATTGGGGTAAGGGCCGAAATATTCCCCCTGGATTTTTTTCGAGCCACGATAAGACGTAATACGAGGATGCGTTTCTTTGGTTAATAAAATATATGGATAGGATTTATCATCCCGTAGCAACACGTTATAACGCGGTTGATAGGTTTTGATGTAATTGTGCTCAAGCAGGAGTGCTTCTGTTTCCGAGGTGGTAATCGTGGTTTCAATATGATGAATTGATGCCACTAACGCTTCCGTTTTTTTGCTGTTTAACTGCTTACGAAAATAACTGGATAAGCGTTTTTTCAGATCTTTCGCTTTACCCACATAAATCACCGTGTTGCTATCGTCATACATACGATAAACGCCCGGTAA belongs to Aggregatibacter sp. 2125159857 and includes:
- the uvrC gene encoding excinuclease ABC subunit UvrC yields the protein MTFDAKKFLANVPHLPGVYRMYDDSNTVIYVGKAKDLKKRLSSYFRKQLNSKKTEALVASIHHIETTITTSETEALLLEHNYIKTYQPRYNVLLRDDKSYPYILLTKETHPRITSYRGSKKIQGEYFGPYPNAGAVRETLSLLQKLFPIRQCENSVYNNRSRPCLQYQIGRCLAPCVKGYVTDEAYTQQVNFARLFLQSKDQQVLDHLVKQMEQASQQLNFEEAARIRDQIQAVRAVIEKQFVANDRHDDIDIIAIAYQLGVACVQVLFIRQGKILGNRSYFPKVPSNTNLAELTETFVGQFYLQAHQGRTIPNTIIVDQKLEEKADLETLLSDQAGRKVTIQDHAKGDKSKYLQLAQMNAKAALVTKLKQSTLQHDRYAALQELLGIDAIKRMECFDISHTMGEQTIASCVVFNQDGPLKSDYRRFNISGITKGDDYAAMEQALLKRYDKDLEEDKIPDIIFIDGGKGQLNRALQVFENLQVKWNKNRPHLIGVAKGVDRRAGLETLILSKWDKELHLPSDSLALHLIQHIRDESHNHAISGHRKKRQQHFTQSGLESIEGVGAKRRQALLKYLGGLQGVKNATLDEIASVPGISKALAEKIFETLQY